One window from the genome of Macadamia integrifolia cultivar HAES 741 unplaced genomic scaffold, SCU_Mint_v3 scaffold693, whole genome shotgun sequence encodes:
- the LOC122069737 gene encoding 36.4 kDa proline-rich protein-like, with protein MGLKFKATFFIFMILSLMALPPLNACDSCKNPPHHHRNPPCYRCSHPPVNCHPPPHGTGVPKVSPPYHNSPTPPVIVPPIILPPPVRNPPVTIPPPSGGGWGGGGSGGGGGGGGGGGGGGVPGINPPPSTYPTCPIDALKLGLCVDVLGGLVHIGLGNPVENVCCPVLQGLLELEAAICLCTIIRLKVLNLNIFLPLALQVLITCGKNPPPGFVCPPLA; from the coding sequence ATGGGTTTGAAATTTAAAGCCactttcttcattttcatgaTTTTATCCCTAATGGCACTGCCACCGTTAAATGCTTGCGATTCCTGCAAGAACCCACCTCACCACCACCGCAACCCACCCTGTTACCGCTGCTCACACCCACCGGTAAACTGCCACCCACCACCCCATGGAACTGGTGTGCCAAAAGTATCTCCACCTTACCATAATTCACCAACGCCACCAGTAATCGTCCCACCAATCATTCTTCCTCCTCCAGTTAGAAATCCTCCGGTTACTATcccaccaccttcaggtggtggtTGGGGTGGCGGTGGCAGTGGAGgcggtggtggaggtggtggcggaggtggtggtggaggtgttCCAGGTATCAACCCACCTCCATCAACTTACCCTACTTGTCCAATTGATGCATTAAAATTAGGGTTGTGCGTGGATGTGCTTGGAGGGTTGGTACATATTGGATTGGGCAACCCAGTGGAGAACGTGTGCTGTCCAGTGCTTCAAGGATTGCTAGAGCTAGAAGCAGCTATCTGTCTCTGCACTATTATAAGGCTCAAGGTTCTCAACCTCAACATCTTCCTCCCGCTTGCTCTTCAAGTTCTCATAACATGTGGGAAGAATCCTCCACCTGGGTTTGTATGTCCTCCATTAGCATAA
- the LOC122069752 gene encoding 14 kDa proline-rich protein DC2.15-like: MASKAASIALLLILNILFFTLVSSQCACSPSPKPHKPSRKPTPSHKPGTGSGSGSGSGSGSGSGSGSGSGSGSGSGSGSGSGSGSGSGKGSCPKDALKFGVCANVLQNLLNITLGSPPKTPCCSLIQGLVDLEAAVCLCTALKANILGINLNLPISLSLLVNYCGKKVPSSFQCS, translated from the coding sequence TTTCTTCACTTTGGTCTCTTCCCAATGCGCATGCTCACCATCACCCAAGCCACACAAGCCAAGCCGTAAGCCTACACCATCACATAAGCCTGGtactggttctggttctggttctggttctggttcagGCTCTGGTTCTGGTTCAGGATCAGGATCTGGTTCTGGGTCTGGGTCTGGTTCAGgctctggttctggttctgggtCTGGTTCTGGTAAGGGAAGTTGCCCTAAGGATGCCCTAAAGTTTGGTGTTTGTGCCAATGTGCTGCAGAACTTGCTCAACATAACTTTGGGATCCCCACCCAAGACTCCATGCTGTAGTCTCATTCAGGGTTTGGTTGATCTTGAGGCAGCTGTTTGCCTTTGCACAGCCCTTAAGGCCAATATCTTGGGCATTAACCTGAACCTCCCTATCTCTTTGAGCTTGCTAGTGAATTACTGTGGAAAGAAGGTCCCATCTAGCTTCCAGTGCTCTTAG